Proteins from a genomic interval of Papaver somniferum cultivar HN1 chromosome 4, ASM357369v1, whole genome shotgun sequence:
- the LOC113276649 gene encoding cation/H(+) antiporter 28-like: MDMLKLPDSISAETLCRLANGNTLVAGFSFVLISFSLLFQLIRPFFRLTKQPPIVLEIMVGLFLGNVGFMVEYLNLFSSHTFAAISEIGMSCYALVLGINFDVTLLGHTPPEAIVAYTGILSTVLVAATTAVPLIHFGFDHDMKDTASFGFILALSLTVAGTSSPVLTQLFTEANFSRSDIGKLVTGAGIYTELTTMILLGIISFFRNNEIDNKKPAIIGASVSFVSTVLVLYCLYKMLPLLANWMQKNNPKGKPMRGIDVILLVGSMSSMCLFLPAILGFSQAMTSFVIGLCFPRKGRLTYVLLRTLNQLLRLFFFPIYFCWIGTNIRSYKDLKSESYKYIFVKLFFLYVIILSGKILGALISGVILGFHWPIAVAIGLFLNVKGPFHIFIATFAVENEFMGAGSFLVFLLHAVLSISVIPYIMKFVIQMAQMEPTHPLMALQWFDSNSELRMLVGIHGHQNVPTTINLMEISRGSGSPCISVYLTDLIEMNDKQSAVFIPDYQEDDCPSSAAAADANVTMADESVVNMRDQITNMILTYVQKSGGGVNVHRLLAISKFSNMHQDIYNLAEAVQASLIILPYHRNQRKDGKMGNIHHGFRHVNRKVFRHPPCSVAVLLDRGFGKALAEESCMKLQVAVLFIGGKDDREALAYATRITQHSGVDLTAVRFLQDEEKAASRAKRTMSNHARALEELELSLDNEYFANFYENQVALRKVGYLEKHVASGKEIVSVLKSLEEQHALFIAGRGGRGGRVNSFLDAGIGDSEECPDLGPIGEILADSDFSTTASVLIIQQHFREEVKKDEYKILPV; the protein is encoded by the exons ATGGATATGCTGAAACTACCAGATTCAATTTCAGCTGAAACATTGTGTAGATTAGCTAACGGGAATACATTAGTTGCTGGTTTTTCCTTCGTTCTTATATCCTTCTCCTTGCTCTTCCAACTAATCCGTCCTTTCTTTCGCCTTACAAAACAACCTCCAATCGTCCTTGAAATCatg GTAGGACTTTTTTTGGGAAATGTAGGGTTCATGGTTGAGTATCTTAACTTGTTTTCAAGTCACACATTCGCGGCAATTTCAGAAATTGGAATGAGTTGTTATGCTTTAGTTTTAGGGATAAATTTTGATGTAACGCTACTTGGACATACCCCACCTGAAGCCATAGTAGCTTACACTGGGATTTTATCAACTGTCCTCGTCGCTGCTACTACAGCTGTACCACTTATACATTTTGGATTTGACCATGACATGAAGGATACTGCGAGTTTCGGATTCATATTGGCCTTGTCATTAACCGTGGCAGGTACTTCTTCTCCAGTGTTAACACAACTATTTACTGAAGCAAATTTCTCTAGATCGGATATCGGAAAACTAGTTACTGGTGCCGGAATCTATACTGAGTTAACCACTATGATTCTTCTCGGTATTATTTCGTTTTTCCGGAACAATGAAATTGATAACAAGAAGCCGGCAATAATAGGAGCTTCTGTAAGTTTTGTTTCCACCGTCCTGGTTCTCTATTGCCTATATAAAATGCTACCATTGCTCGCAAACTGGATGCAGAAAAATAACCCAAAAGGAAAACCAATGAGAGGCATTGATGTGATTCTGCTTGTAGGTAGCATGTCATCAATGTGCTTGTTTCTACCTGCAATTTTAGGCTTCAGTCAAGCTATGACGTCTTTCGTGATTGGATTATGTTTTCCTAGAAAAGGAAGACTAACATACGTTTTGCTCCGTACACTTAATCAGCTTTTGAGATTGTTTTTTTTCCCAATCTACTTCTGTTGGATAGGTACAAATATTAGATCATACAAGGATTTGAAATCAGAGTCTTACAAGTACATATTCGTCAAGTTGTTCTTCCTTTACGTAATTATACTGAGTGGGAAAATTTTAGGAGCTCTAATTTCTGGTGTTATTTTGGGATTTCATTGGCCTATCGCAGTCGCAATAGGATTGTTTCTGAACGTCAAGGGTCCATTTCATATTTTCATTGCCACGTTCGCCGTCGAG AACGAATTCATGGGCGCTGGCAGCTTCCTCGTGTTCCTATTACATGCTGTACTCTCCATTTCAGTGATTCCTTATATCATGAAATTCGTCATCCAAATGGCACAGATGGAACCTACACACCCGTTGATGGCACTCCAATGGTTTGACTCGAATTCTGAACTTCGTATGTTGGTTGGTATCCATGGACATCAGAATGTGCCAACCACGATAAATCTCATGGAGATTTCTCGAGGTAGTGGTTCACCTTGCATTTCGGTGTATTTAACTGATTTGATCGAGATGAACGACAAGCAGTCGGCGGTGTTTATACCTGATTACCAAGAAGATGACTGTCcctcatcagcagcagcagctgatGCTAACGTGACAATGGCCGATGAATCTGTTGTGAACATGCGAGACCAAATAACGAATATGATTCTAACGTACGTCCAAAAGAGCGGTGGGGGTGTTAACGTACACCGGTTACTAGCAATCTCAAAATTTTCTAACATGCACCAAGACATATACAATCTCGCCGAGGCAGTTCAAGCTTCTTTAATCATCTTGCCGTACCATAGGAATCAGAGAAAAGACGGAAAGATGGGTAACATTCACCACGGATTCAGACATGTAAACCGTAAG GTGTTTCGACATCCTCCCTGCTCGGTAGCGGTACTGCTGGATCGTGGTTTTGGAAAGGCACTAGCAGAAGAGTCATGTATGAAACTTCAAGTGGCAGTTCTTTTCATAGGAGGGAAGGACGATAGAGAAGCATTAGCCTACGCTACTCGAATAACACAACATTCTGGAGTCGACCTCACAGCCGTACGTTTCTTACAAGACGAAGAAAAAGCAGCAAGTAGAGCAAAGAGGACAATGTCAAATCACGCAAGGGCGCTGGAGGAACTAGAACTGAGTCTCGATAATGAATATTTCGctaacttttatgagaatcaagtgGCACTGAGAAAGGTTGGATACTTGGAAAAACATGTTGCAAGTGGCAAAGAGATAGTTTCTGTATTGAAGTCATTGGAAGAACAACATGCCCTTTTCATTGCGGGCCGGGGAGGACGAGGAGGCAGGGTAAATTCATTTTTGGATGCCGGGATAGGCGATTCAGAAGAATGTCCTGATCTAGGACCCATCGGAGAAATCCTTGCTGATTCGGATTTTTCTACCACAGCCTCGGTGTTAATCATCCAGCAACATTTTCGAGAAGAAGTTAAAAAAGATGAATACAAAATTCTTCCAGTATAG